The following proteins come from a genomic window of Brevibacillus antibioticus:
- a CDS encoding DHH family phosphoesterase yields the protein MNPNQMAVQEAARFMQEHDRFLVLSHVSPDGDATGSALGVVLMLEQLGKEYVVVNEGETPSKFNFLPRFDRLYNQRKQPLNETFGAVIAVDCADESRMGDVRSLFASGAALLNIDHHPTNDHFGTVNLVRPDAAATAEILFDVAEAAGVSFNEELALCIYTGLLTDTGGFRYSNTSPRVMEIAARLLGYGVKPGDVAERCLEEITFAHVKVLRRALQTLQLSHQNLVASITVSAADFAEVGAEREDAGGLVNYCRNIEGVEVGVSFVEAEPGVIKVSMRARDRVDVAVIAKQLGGGGHAKAAGCTIKGPLSEVQQKVWTVLDDAVGVKFNE from the coding sequence ATGAATCCTAATCAAATGGCAGTACAGGAAGCGGCGCGCTTTATGCAGGAGCACGACCGCTTCCTGGTTCTTTCTCATGTAAGTCCTGACGGAGATGCTACAGGATCTGCTTTGGGAGTCGTTCTCATGCTCGAGCAATTGGGGAAAGAGTATGTGGTTGTAAACGAAGGGGAAACGCCGAGCAAGTTTAACTTCTTGCCGCGGTTTGACCGTCTTTATAACCAGCGCAAACAACCACTGAACGAGACGTTCGGGGCCGTAATCGCTGTAGACTGCGCGGATGAGTCGCGGATGGGCGATGTACGGTCTTTATTTGCGTCTGGCGCTGCTTTGCTGAATATCGATCACCATCCGACCAACGATCATTTTGGAACAGTAAATCTGGTTCGGCCAGATGCAGCCGCAACAGCAGAGATTTTGTTTGATGTTGCAGAAGCAGCAGGGGTTTCTTTCAATGAAGAGCTTGCGCTGTGCATCTACACCGGCCTTCTGACGGATACAGGTGGTTTCCGCTATTCCAACACATCGCCGCGCGTCATGGAAATCGCTGCTCGATTACTCGGTTACGGTGTAAAGCCAGGAGACGTAGCAGAGCGGTGTCTGGAGGAAATCACTTTTGCCCATGTGAAAGTATTGCGACGTGCTCTCCAAACCTTGCAACTGTCCCATCAAAATTTGGTTGCCTCCATTACTGTTTCAGCCGCAGATTTTGCCGAAGTGGGTGCCGAGCGAGAAGATGCTGGTGGATTGGTGAATTACTGCCGCAACATTGAGGGAGTTGAGGTCGGCGTTTCTTTTGTGGAAGCGGAACCGGGAGTGATCAAGGTGAGTATGCGCGCTCGTGATCGGGTTGACGTAGCTGTTATTGCGAAGCAGCTCGGTGGCGGTGGGCACGCAAAAGCAGCAGGATGCACAATCAAAGGACCACTTTCAGAAGTACAGCAAAAAGTATGGACTGTGCTGGACGATGCAGTAGGAGTGAAATTCAATGAGTAA
- a CDS encoding DUF503 domain-containing protein, with amino-acid sequence MIAGVQIELFLPASQNLKEKRAIVKSLIGKLRSRFNVSAAEVAYLEQWQRTVLGIAAVANEISFLQQEMQAVIRFVENHPEAELIRVDTEYYE; translated from the coding sequence ATGATAGCAGGTGTGCAGATTGAACTGTTTCTGCCCGCTAGCCAAAACCTGAAAGAAAAACGGGCCATCGTCAAAAGTCTGATCGGCAAGCTGCGGAGCCGATTTAACGTCTCCGCGGCAGAGGTGGCTTATCTCGAGCAATGGCAGCGTACCGTGTTGGGTATCGCTGCCGTTGCTAATGAGATCTCTTTTTTACAACAAGAAATGCAGGCTGTCATACGATTCGTGGAAAACCATCCAGAGGCAGAGTTGATTCGAGTGGATACGGAATACTACGAGTAA
- the infB gene encoding translation initiation factor IF-2 has product MKTRVYEYAKQHNMSSKEILNLLKRLNIEVANHMSIMEEGTIKRIEDHMAKLRSGAKPEQRNTPSDVRPKQTEDQRRPNDSRGQQNKPQQQAGQAQMVRNDRPNSDRGGSTSNINRPANNSASANSDQQSPQHGKNQGKNQERKPNNMRSQPAKPNDRKPQGNQQRPQGQGQQRPQNNQQRPQNQQRPAQQPVANQTEGRTGEEFEDKVNLPSNVGTEKREKIKKGPQTQKTFEDNKKSQPFRGGGNNRYNQNNRRGNNNRGGQKAPRPVFDPPTKITFTESLTVNELAVKLRKEPAEVIKKLFNLGIMATINQYLDREAIELICADYGIEVEEKIIIDETNFETLEEVDAPESLLERPAVVTIMGHVDHGKTTLLDAIRSTNVVAGEAGGITQHIGAYQVEIKGKKITFLDTPGHAAFTTMRARGAQITDITILVVAADDGVMPQTIEAISHAKAANVPIIVAVNKIDKPEANMDRIKQELTEYELVAEEWGGETIFSPLSAKQRTGIEELLEYILLVSEVQELKANPDKRARGTVVEAELDKGRGPVATILVQQGTLRVGDPIVVGSAFGRVRAMVNDKGRRLKEAGPSTPVEITGLNDVPQAGDQFRVFEDEKKARAIGEARASKQRESERRESSRVSLDDLFQHIQEGDIKELNLIVKGDVQGSVEALRGSLEKIDVNGTRVKIIHTGAGAITESDVTLANASNAIIIGFNVRPEPNARSMAEQEKIDIRLHRVIYTVIEEIESALKGMLDPVFKENIIGQAEIREVFKVSKVGNIAGCYVTEGKLSRDAGARLIREGIVIYEGKLDTLKRFKDDAKDVAAGYECGLTLERFNDLKIGDVIEAFVMVEVKQ; this is encoded by the coding sequence TTGAAGACACGTGTGTATGAGTATGCCAAACAGCACAACATGAGCAGTAAGGAAATCCTAAATTTGCTAAAACGATTGAATATAGAAGTAGCAAATCATATGAGTATCATGGAAGAAGGGACGATCAAAAGGATCGAGGATCACATGGCCAAATTGCGTTCTGGTGCCAAACCGGAGCAGCGTAATACGCCAAGTGATGTAAGACCCAAACAAACGGAAGATCAACGACGCCCCAACGACTCCAGAGGACAACAGAACAAACCCCAGCAACAAGCGGGGCAAGCTCAAATGGTTAGAAATGACAGGCCAAACAGCGATCGTGGAGGAAGTACATCAAACATCAATCGTCCAGCTAACAACAGTGCGAGTGCCAATTCCGATCAGCAAAGTCCTCAGCATGGAAAAAATCAGGGGAAGAATCAGGAGAGAAAACCAAACAATATGAGAAGTCAACCCGCAAAGCCGAATGACCGCAAGCCACAAGGTAATCAGCAACGACCACAAGGCCAAGGCCAACAAAGACCACAGAACAATCAGCAACGACCACAAAACCAACAGCGTCCTGCACAACAACCTGTTGCAAATCAAACAGAGGGACGTACAGGGGAAGAATTTGAAGATAAAGTAAATCTCCCATCCAATGTGGGTACAGAAAAACGTGAGAAAATCAAAAAGGGTCCACAGACTCAAAAGACTTTTGAAGATAACAAGAAGAGTCAGCCTTTCCGTGGCGGTGGTAATAACCGCTATAACCAAAATAATCGTCGTGGCAATAACAATCGTGGTGGCCAAAAGGCTCCACGTCCAGTATTTGACCCACCAACAAAAATTACCTTTACCGAGTCTTTGACCGTTAACGAATTGGCTGTAAAACTACGCAAAGAACCAGCAGAAGTCATCAAAAAGCTGTTTAATTTGGGGATCATGGCAACGATTAACCAGTACCTCGATCGTGAAGCCATCGAACTTATTTGCGCAGATTATGGCATTGAAGTCGAAGAGAAAATCATCATCGATGAAACCAACTTCGAAACACTGGAAGAAGTAGATGCACCAGAAAGCCTCTTGGAGCGCCCGGCGGTTGTTACCATCATGGGTCACGTTGACCACGGAAAAACAACTTTGCTGGACGCGATTCGCTCTACAAACGTAGTAGCGGGAGAAGCAGGCGGAATTACACAGCACATCGGTGCGTACCAAGTAGAAATCAAAGGAAAGAAAATTACTTTCCTCGATACACCTGGTCACGCGGCGTTCACAACGATGCGTGCACGCGGTGCGCAAATTACAGATATCACCATTCTGGTTGTTGCAGCGGATGACGGCGTTATGCCGCAAACGATTGAGGCGATCAGCCATGCGAAAGCGGCTAACGTACCAATCATCGTTGCAGTCAACAAGATTGACAAACCAGAAGCAAATATGGACCGTATCAAGCAAGAATTGACCGAGTATGAACTGGTTGCCGAAGAGTGGGGCGGCGAGACGATTTTCTCCCCATTGTCTGCAAAGCAACGTACAGGTATTGAAGAACTGCTTGAGTACATCTTGCTCGTATCCGAAGTACAAGAACTGAAAGCCAACCCAGATAAGCGTGCTCGTGGTACCGTTGTTGAAGCTGAGCTTGACAAGGGACGCGGTCCAGTTGCAACCATCCTGGTTCAACAAGGTACACTGCGCGTTGGTGACCCTATCGTAGTAGGCTCTGCTTTCGGACGTGTACGTGCGATGGTTAACGACAAAGGACGCCGTCTGAAAGAAGCTGGCCCATCTACGCCAGTTGAAATCACGGGTCTGAATGATGTTCCACAAGCAGGCGACCAGTTCCGTGTTTTTGAAGACGAGAAAAAAGCCCGCGCGATCGGGGAAGCACGTGCTTCCAAACAGCGTGAATCCGAACGTCGCGAGAGCTCCCGTGTATCTTTGGATGACTTGTTCCAACACATCCAAGAGGGCGATATCAAAGAGCTGAACCTGATTGTTAAAGGTGACGTACAAGGTTCTGTAGAAGCTCTGCGCGGTTCTTTGGAAAAAATCGATGTCAACGGTACACGTGTGAAAATCATTCATACAGGTGCTGGGGCGATTACGGAATCTGATGTTACGTTGGCAAATGCATCGAATGCGATCATCATTGGCTTCAACGTGCGTCCTGAACCAAATGCACGCAGCATGGCTGAACAAGAGAAGATCGACATTCGCCTGCACCGTGTCATCTACACTGTAATCGAAGAGATCGAGTCTGCTCTCAAAGGTATGCTTGATCCAGTCTTCAAAGAAAATATTATCGGTCAAGCCGAGATTCGTGAAGTGTTCAAAGTATCCAAAGTCGGAAACATCGCTGGTTGCTATGTGACTGAAGGTAAATTGAGCCGCGATGCTGGTGCGCGTTTGATCCGTGAAGGCATTGTGATTTATGAAGGCAAACTTGATACCCTCAAGCGCTTCAAAGATGATGCGAAAGACGTTGCAGCTGGCTATGAGTGCGGTCTGACTTTGGAACGCTTCAATGACCTCAAAATCGGCGATGTCATCGAAGCATTCGTCATGGTTGAAGTGAAACAATAA
- a CDS encoding bifunctional riboflavin kinase/FAD synthetase, which translates to MKTIYLTYPFPSDLQANPCAIALGYFDGVHIGHRRVIQKAIDTAKANGWQSTVVTFDPHPREVLGQSGYTRYLTPLADKLEQFEKMGIDTTYVMKFDISFAAIYPEDFIAECLLPLECRHIVVGFDYTFGYRGMGTAHTLQEMSKGRYGLDIVGPVNRLGEKVSSTIIREYLHHGDVEQVRHLLGRSYKVRGTVVHGDKRGRTIGFPTANVQVNQPYLIGKNGVYGVRFTVDEQSYYGVMNVGIKPTFELEKKEKSLEVHIFEFSGEIYDKEVEVEFLFYIREEQKFAGVDALIAQIGRDVQKAKQKFAEGIS; encoded by the coding sequence GTGAAAACGATCTACCTGACATACCCGTTTCCGTCTGACCTGCAAGCGAATCCTTGTGCGATTGCACTGGGGTACTTTGATGGTGTACATATTGGGCATCGCCGTGTAATCCAAAAGGCGATTGATACGGCGAAAGCAAACGGATGGCAAAGTACGGTAGTGACCTTTGATCCGCATCCTCGAGAAGTATTGGGGCAAAGTGGTTATACCCGCTATTTGACACCACTTGCAGACAAGCTCGAGCAATTCGAAAAGATGGGCATAGACACCACTTATGTGATGAAGTTCGATATTAGCTTTGCGGCTATTTATCCAGAAGATTTCATCGCAGAGTGCCTTCTCCCATTGGAATGCCGCCATATTGTCGTTGGCTTCGACTACACTTTTGGTTATCGCGGGATGGGAACTGCCCATACCCTGCAAGAAATGAGCAAAGGTCGCTATGGGCTGGACATCGTGGGTCCGGTTAATCGCTTGGGTGAAAAAGTGAGCAGTACAATCATTCGTGAATATCTTCATCATGGGGATGTCGAGCAGGTTCGCCATTTGCTAGGCCGCTCCTACAAAGTGCGCGGGACAGTCGTACATGGCGACAAACGCGGTCGAACCATTGGCTTTCCTACAGCGAACGTCCAAGTGAATCAGCCGTACTTGATCGGAAAGAATGGGGTCTACGGTGTTCGCTTTACCGTGGATGAACAAAGCTACTATGGCGTCATGAACGTTGGGATCAAGCCAACATTTGAACTGGAGAAAAAAGAAAAGTCACTAGAAGTGCACATTTTTGAGTTCTCTGGTGAAATCTATGACAAAGAAGTAGAAGTAGAGTTCTTGTTCTACATTCGGGAGGAACAGAAATTCGCTGGAGTCGATGCACTCATCGCACAAATTGGCCGAGATGTACAAAAGGCGAAGCAAAAATTCGCAGAGGGAATCTCGTAA
- the pnp gene encoding polyribonucleotide nucleotidyltransferase, giving the protein MEQQYRTYDFELAGRKLTLEFGKMAKQAHGSVLVRYGDTAILSAVTVSKEPKPLDFFPLTVNYEERLYAVGKIPGGFIKREGRPSEKAILASRLIDRPVRPLFAEGFRNDVQIVNTVLSVDQDCSPEIAAMIGTSAALSVSEIPFEGPIAGVIVGRIDGEFVINPTVAQAEKSDIHLTVAGTHKAINMVEAAANQVPEAVMLEAIMAGHDVIKQLVEFQNMIVSEIGKQKMEVILHEVNPEIDQAVREFAEARLKEAVRIEEKQARYDAIDDIKAETKEHFAAKDPEAYPEQEKMISEVLGNIVKDEVRRLITDEKVRPDGRALNEIRPLSSETTILSRTHGSAMFTRGQTQALSVCTLGALGDVQILDGLGLEESKRFMHHYNFPPYSVGEARPLRPPGRREIGHGALGERAIEPIIPSEVEFPYTIRLVSEVIESNGSTSQASICASVLALMDAGVPIKAPVAGIAMGLIMSKDEKSFSILTDIQGMEDHLGDMDFKVAGTEAGVTAIQMDIKISGINREILELALEQARVGRLHILNHMMSTISEPRKELSPYAPKIMTMTINPEKIRDVIGPQGRVINKIIEETGVKIDIEQDGRVFIASINHEANLRAKQIIEDLVREVAVGQVYLGTVKRVEKYGAFIELFAGKEGLCHISQLAEERVAKTEDVVAVGDKVEVKVTEIDDQGRVNLSRKAVLKEQAASAQAAETPTKAE; this is encoded by the coding sequence ATGGAGCAACAATACCGTACATATGACTTCGAACTGGCAGGCCGAAAACTGACCCTGGAATTTGGCAAAATGGCTAAACAGGCGCATGGTTCGGTCTTGGTTCGTTACGGCGATACAGCAATCCTGTCCGCAGTTACAGTCTCGAAGGAACCAAAACCACTTGATTTCTTTCCATTGACTGTCAACTATGAGGAGCGTCTCTACGCGGTTGGGAAAATTCCTGGCGGCTTTATTAAAAGAGAAGGACGTCCAAGTGAAAAGGCAATTTTGGCTAGCCGCTTGATTGACCGCCCTGTCCGCCCTCTTTTTGCAGAAGGATTCCGTAACGATGTACAAATCGTAAATACTGTTCTGTCTGTGGATCAAGACTGCTCGCCTGAAATCGCAGCGATGATCGGTACTTCCGCAGCGCTTTCCGTTTCGGAAATTCCTTTTGAAGGTCCGATTGCAGGAGTGATCGTAGGACGAATTGACGGGGAGTTCGTCATTAACCCTACGGTAGCTCAAGCGGAGAAAAGCGATATTCACCTGACTGTCGCAGGTACTCACAAAGCGATTAACATGGTGGAAGCAGCTGCGAATCAAGTACCGGAAGCAGTCATGCTCGAAGCGATTATGGCTGGTCATGACGTTATTAAGCAACTGGTAGAATTCCAGAACATGATCGTGTCCGAAATTGGCAAGCAAAAGATGGAAGTTATCTTGCATGAGGTTAATCCTGAAATCGATCAAGCTGTGCGTGAATTTGCGGAAGCTCGCCTGAAAGAAGCTGTCCGCATCGAAGAAAAACAAGCACGCTACGATGCTATTGACGATATCAAGGCTGAAACCAAAGAGCATTTTGCAGCCAAGGACCCTGAAGCATATCCAGAGCAGGAAAAGATGATTAGCGAAGTACTTGGCAATATTGTCAAGGATGAGGTTCGCCGTCTGATTACGGATGAGAAAGTTCGCCCTGATGGACGCGCTCTGAACGAAATCCGCCCGCTGTCCAGTGAGACAACCATTCTTTCCCGTACACATGGCTCTGCTATGTTTACCCGCGGTCAGACGCAAGCGCTGAGCGTTTGCACATTGGGCGCGCTGGGAGATGTTCAAATTCTCGATGGACTCGGTCTGGAAGAATCGAAGCGTTTCATGCACCACTACAACTTCCCGCCGTATAGCGTGGGTGAAGCACGTCCGTTGCGTCCTCCAGGGCGTCGTGAAATCGGACATGGTGCGTTGGGTGAGCGTGCAATCGAGCCGATCATTCCATCTGAGGTAGAGTTCCCATACACGATTCGTCTCGTATCCGAAGTAATTGAATCCAACGGTTCCACATCGCAAGCGTCGATTTGCGCAAGCGTACTTGCCTTGATGGATGCAGGTGTACCGATCAAAGCACCGGTAGCAGGTATTGCGATGGGCTTGATCATGAGCAAAGATGAGAAATCTTTCTCGATCCTGACTGATATTCAAGGTATGGAAGATCATTTGGGAGACATGGATTTCAAGGTAGCGGGTACAGAGGCTGGTGTAACAGCTATCCAAATGGACATCAAAATTTCCGGTATCAACCGTGAGATTTTAGAGCTGGCCTTGGAGCAAGCGCGTGTAGGTCGTTTGCACATCTTGAACCATATGATGAGCACGATTTCCGAACCGCGTAAAGAACTGTCTCCTTATGCACCAAAAATCATGACCATGACGATTAATCCGGAGAAAATTCGCGATGTAATCGGTCCACAAGGTCGTGTCATCAATAAGATTATCGAAGAAACCGGCGTAAAAATCGACATTGAACAAGATGGACGTGTCTTCATTGCATCCATCAACCACGAAGCGAATCTGCGCGCGAAACAAATCATTGAAGATCTGGTTCGTGAGGTAGCTGTTGGTCAGGTGTACCTGGGAACAGTAAAACGCGTAGAGAAGTACGGTGCGTTCATTGAATTGTTCGCAGGTAAAGAGGGCTTGTGCCACATCTCTCAACTGGCTGAAGAGCGTGTAGCCAAAACAGAAGATGTTGTCGCAGTTGGTGATAAAGTAGAAGTGAAAGTGACCGAGATCGACGACCAAGGTCGTGTGAATCTCTCTCGCAAAGCAGTTTTGAAAGAGCAAGCTGCTTCGGCACAAGCTGCTGAAACACCAACAAAAGCAGAATAA
- the rbfA gene encoding 30S ribosome-binding factor RbfA — translation MNKTRISRVGEEIKKELSLVLQRGLKDPRVGFVTVTDVEVSSDLQLAKVFVSIFGSEEERKASLAGLTKAKGYLRTEIGKRVKLRHIPDFVFKLDESIDYGSKIESILREISTEGEKQDES, via the coding sequence ATGAATAAAACACGAATCAGCCGCGTAGGCGAAGAAATCAAAAAAGAATTGAGCCTCGTATTGCAGCGTGGACTCAAAGATCCTCGTGTCGGTTTCGTAACGGTAACAGATGTTGAGGTAAGTAGTGACCTGCAATTGGCAAAGGTTTTTGTCAGCATTTTTGGCAGTGAGGAAGAGCGTAAAGCTTCTCTTGCAGGTTTGACAAAAGCAAAAGGTTATTTGCGTACGGAGATCGGGAAACGCGTAAAGCTGCGTCACATTCCTGATTTTGTATTCAAGCTGGACGAGTCCATTGACTACGGCAGCAAAATTGAATCAATCCTGCGAGAAATCTCCACAGAGGGAGAGAAACAGGATGAATCCTAA
- the truB gene encoding tRNA pseudouridine(55) synthase TruB — translation MSNVNGVLVIDKPAGMTSHDCVARIRRLYGTKKVGHTGTLDPDVTGVLPICVGHATRLVEYLQELPKRYDVVMRLGSTTTTEDASGEVVEQASVDAASITTERIQALFESFLGEMEQVPPMFSAVKVNGKRLYDLAREGTVIERQARKVTLYELTLHKISVDGDTVDVSFTCTCSKGTYMRTLCVDLGRALGYPAHMKLLRRIKSGPFQEQEAIPLQQIEEQAANGEDISHHLVSIPQAISFLPSFQVKPERIKAVRNGLATALPGVTAEEGSLICLFAGEELLGIHRVCRGDKGLFAKPEKVFPAEV, via the coding sequence ATGAGTAACGTGAACGGCGTGCTGGTTATCGACAAGCCAGCTGGTATGACCTCTCATGATTGTGTAGCACGTATTCGTCGATTGTATGGAACGAAAAAAGTGGGGCATACGGGTACACTGGATCCAGATGTGACGGGTGTACTCCCCATTTGTGTGGGACACGCAACCAGGCTAGTTGAATATTTGCAAGAGCTGCCTAAGCGCTATGATGTAGTCATGCGCCTTGGCTCTACAACCACGACGGAAGATGCCTCCGGAGAAGTGGTGGAGCAAGCTAGCGTAGATGCAGCATCGATAACGACGGAGCGTATTCAAGCGCTGTTCGAATCCTTTTTGGGTGAAATGGAACAGGTACCTCCGATGTTCTCAGCGGTAAAGGTAAACGGCAAGCGTTTGTACGACCTGGCTCGTGAAGGCACCGTGATTGAGCGGCAGGCACGGAAAGTGACGTTGTATGAGCTGACACTTCATAAGATCAGCGTGGATGGGGACACTGTCGATGTTTCATTCACGTGCACGTGCTCCAAAGGCACATACATGCGCACCTTATGTGTTGACCTCGGACGCGCTCTGGGTTATCCTGCCCATATGAAGCTGTTGCGGCGAATAAAAAGCGGCCCGTTCCAGGAGCAAGAGGCAATCCCCCTCCAGCAAATTGAGGAACAGGCAGCAAACGGGGAAGACATTTCCCACCACTTGGTCTCCATCCCTCAGGCAATCTCGTTCTTACCTTCGTTTCAGGTCAAGCCAGAACGGATCAAAGCAGTACGCAATGGACTTGCGACTGCGCTTCCGGGCGTCACTGCGGAGGAAGGAAGTTTGATTTGCTTGTTTGCGGGGGAAGAATTACTTGGCATCCATCGCGTATGCCGTGGAGACAAAGGACTTTTCGCCAAACCAGAAAAAGTCTTTCCAGCCGAGGTGTAA
- a CDS encoding polysaccharide deacetylase family protein, whose amino-acid sequence MTNRTRKLLFIVIYGAALIVLLNFQPIHQYISTIKNVQVVNGDRNENEKARLRAQIEKWKEGREEQPIDAVVDQTWKAIPGYNGRVVDVEESLNKMLAAGVSSPDLLVYKEVPPAVSLEQLGAQPIYRGNPNKPAISFMINVAWGNEYLDSILNTLDKHNVKTTFFLDGSWVKRYPEEAKKIMARGHEIGNHAYSHPDMNTLGTQRIHQEISRTQDVIFKTLEVKPSLFAPPSGAFDQRVVEIAHSSYQMKTILWTADTIDWQKPSPAYVINKISRKMENGVLVLMHPTSTSEASLDQLLTIAKKKGLQPSTVSEVISSRRLPPP is encoded by the coding sequence ATGACGAATAGGACCAGGAAACTTTTGTTCATCGTTATATATGGAGCTGCGCTGATTGTTCTCTTGAATTTTCAGCCTATTCATCAATATATTAGCACGATCAAAAATGTCCAAGTAGTGAATGGGGATCGAAACGAAAATGAAAAAGCACGTTTACGGGCGCAGATTGAAAAGTGGAAAGAGGGCAGAGAGGAACAGCCGATAGATGCCGTCGTCGATCAGACGTGGAAGGCGATTCCCGGCTATAATGGCCGCGTAGTCGATGTAGAGGAATCGCTCAATAAAATGCTAGCTGCGGGAGTGTCCAGCCCAGATTTGTTGGTATACAAGGAAGTACCTCCAGCGGTTTCGCTTGAGCAATTGGGAGCACAACCTATCTATCGAGGAAATCCGAACAAACCAGCGATTTCTTTCATGATCAACGTGGCTTGGGGAAATGAGTATCTCGATTCGATACTCAATACACTCGATAAACACAACGTAAAAACAACCTTCTTTTTGGATGGATCATGGGTAAAACGTTATCCAGAAGAAGCAAAAAAAATCATGGCACGTGGTCATGAGATTGGTAATCATGCGTATTCTCATCCCGATATGAACACACTAGGGACTCAACGGATTCATCAAGAGATAAGTCGTACGCAAGATGTTATTTTTAAAACGCTGGAAGTGAAGCCTTCCCTGTTTGCACCTCCATCTGGTGCTTTTGACCAACGTGTTGTAGAAATCGCGCATTCTTCTTATCAAATGAAGACGATTCTCTGGACGGCAGATACGATAGACTGGCAGAAACCTTCCCCTGCTTATGTGATCAATAAAATAAGCCGGAAAATGGAGAATGGAGTCCTTGTACTCATGCACCCTACTTCTACCTCCGAGGCCAGTTTAGATCAACTTCTGACAATCGCCAAAAAGAAGGGGCTCCAGCCGTCGACTGTCTCGGAGGTTATCTCGAGTCGTAGACTCCCGCCACCGTAA
- the rpsO gene encoding 30S ribosomal protein S15 has protein sequence MALTQERKTQLIQEFRTHENDTGSPEVQIAILTENINNLNGHLRTHKKDHHSRRGLLKMVGQRRNLLTYLREADVQRYRSVVDRLGLRR, from the coding sequence ATGGCATTGACTCAAGAACGTAAAACTCAACTGATTCAAGAGTTCCGTACTCATGAGAACGACACCGGTTCACCGGAAGTGCAAATCGCTATCTTGACCGAAAACATTAACAATCTGAACGGACACTTGCGTACGCACAAGAAAGATCACCACAGCCGTCGTGGTCTCTTGAAAATGGTTGGTCAACGTCGTAACCTGTTGACATACCTGCGTGAAGCGGATGTTCAACGCTATCGTTCGGTTGTAGACCGCCTGGGTCTGCGCCGCTAA